From Polaribacter butkevichii, a single genomic window includes:
- a CDS encoding phosphatase PAP2 family protein → MEQVITLNRRLNKKRSKKVLRNFLKVKDNLSIILLDIKQEIVIIYSLFFLLLLTFVLLFNKFTLHLKINQFHSSFFDLLFKYSTFLGDGVLFAILGVVFFFIKRKMTYVFLVSGVLTLLITHLFKKILFKGILRPVGALGEESLHLIEGVKMAMMNSFPSGHTTTAFAIFTILCLYFSKCKSQYIWISLAIIASLSRVYLSQHFLIDIFVGSFIGILIGIVSMAIFKEHKNIV, encoded by the coding sequence ATGGAACAAGTAATTACTCTAAATAGACGATTAAATAAAAAAAGAAGTAAAAAAGTATTAAGAAATTTTTTAAAAGTAAAAGATAATCTGTCTATAATTTTGTTAGATATCAAACAAGAAATAGTTATTATTTATAGCTTGTTTTTCTTATTGCTATTAACTTTTGTATTGCTTTTTAATAAATTTACATTGCATTTAAAAATTAATCAATTTCATTCTTCTTTTTTTGATCTACTTTTTAAATATAGTACTTTTTTAGGAGATGGAGTTCTATTTGCTATTTTAGGCGTTGTCTTCTTTTTTATCAAAAGAAAAATGACTTATGTGTTTCTTGTAAGTGGTGTTTTAACTTTATTAATTACACATCTTTTTAAAAAGATATTATTTAAAGGAATATTAAGACCAGTAGGTGCTTTGGGAGAAGAAAGTTTACATTTAATTGAGGGAGTAAAAATGGCAATGATGAACTCTTTTCCGTCTGGTCATACTACAACTGCTTTTGCAATTTTTACAATTTTATGTTTGTATTTCTCAAAATGTAAATCGCAATATATATGGATTTCTTTAGCAATTATAGCGAGTTTATCTAGAGTTTATTTATCGCAACATTTTTTGATTGATATTTTTGTAGGTTCTTTTATAGGTATTTTAATAGGGATTGTTAGTATGGCAATTTTTAAAGAGCACAAAAATATTGTTTAA
- a CDS encoding DUF2911 domain-containing protein: protein MKKIILSLFVAACTLTSNAQIKTPAPSPSQKIEQTVGLTDVTLEYSRPGMRGRTIFGDLVPFNEVWRTGANSNTKITFSTDVTIDGKELKKGTYALYTKPGKESWDVIFYADATNWGNPKNWDDTKVALQAKAAVQTMPVKIETFTMMFDDLTNSSAVLGILWENTYVGLKFETPTEAMVAKQINAVMSGPSANDYYASASYYLEAGKDIKKAQTWIDKAVEMSSDDPKFYFLRKQSLIHAKAGDKKGAIKAAKESLKYAEKAGNAGYVKMNKASLKEWGAM from the coding sequence ATGAAAAAAATTATATTATCCTTATTTGTTGCGGCATGTACACTTACTTCAAATGCACAAATTAAAACACCAGCACCTAGTCCTTCTCAAAAAATAGAACAAACAGTAGGATTAACAGATGTTACTTTAGAATACTCTAGACCAGGAATGAGAGGTAGAACTATTTTTGGAGATTTGGTACCTTTTAATGAAGTTTGGAGAACTGGAGCAAACTCAAATACAAAAATTACTTTTTCTACAGATGTTACCATTGATGGTAAAGAGTTAAAAAAAGGGACATATGCTTTATACACAAAACCAGGAAAAGAATCTTGGGATGTAATTTTTTATGCTGATGCAACAAACTGGGGAAATCCAAAAAACTGGGATGACACTAAAGTGGCTTTACAAGCAAAAGCAGCGGTACAAACGATGCCTGTGAAAATTGAAACTTTTACCATGATGTTTGATGATCTAACAAATAGTTCTGCTGTTTTAGGTATTTTATGGGAAAACACGTATGTTGGTTTAAAGTTTGAAACACCAACAGAGGCAATGGTTGCCAAACAAATTAACGCCGTTATGAGTGGTCCTTCTGCAAACGATTATTACGCATCTGCTTCTTATTATTTAGAAGCTGGAAAAGATATTAAAAAAGCACAAACTTGGATTGACAAGGCTGTAGAAATGAGTTCTGACGATCCAAAATTCTATTTTTTACGCAAACAATCTTTAATTCATGCTAAAGCAGGAGACAAAAAAGGCGCAATTAAAGCCGCTAAAGAGTCTTTAAAATATGCTGAAAAAGCAGGAAATGCAGGTTATGTAAAAATGAACAAAGCCTCTTTAAAGGAATGGGGAGCAATGTAA
- the trmD gene encoding tRNA (guanosine(37)-N1)-methyltransferase TrmD produces the protein MRIDIISVAPDLLESPFNHSIIKRAKDKGLAEIKIHDLREYGLGNYKQIDDTQFGGGAGMVMMIEPIANCIKKLQSERTYDEVIYMTPDAKTLNQSTANTLSLKENILILTGHYKGVDQRIRDKYITKEISIGDYVLTGGELAAAVLVDAVVRLIPGVIGDEQSALTDSFQDNLLSPPVYTRPSEFEGMKVPEILLSGNFPKIDDWRSDQAYKRTEEIRPDLLDDETS, from the coding sequence ATGCGAATAGATATTATTTCAGTTGCCCCAGATTTATTAGAGAGTCCGTTTAATCACTCAATTATTAAACGTGCAAAAGACAAAGGTTTGGCAGAAATTAAAATTCACGATTTACGTGAATATGGTTTGGGAAATTACAAACAAATAGACGACACCCAATTTGGTGGTGGTGCTGGTATGGTTATGATGATTGAGCCTATTGCAAATTGCATTAAAAAACTACAATCAGAGAGAACGTATGATGAAGTTATTTATATGACTCCAGATGCCAAAACACTAAACCAATCTACTGCAAATACACTCTCTTTAAAAGAAAACATATTAATTTTAACGGGGCATTATAAAGGTGTAGATCAAAGAATTCGTGATAAATATATTACCAAAGAAATTTCTATTGGAGATTATGTTTTAACAGGAGGCGAACTAGCGGCAGCCGTTTTAGTAGATGCTGTTGTACGGTTAATACCTGGCGTTATTGGCGATGAACAATCTGCACTTACAGATTCTTTTCAGGATAACTTATTATCTCCGCCTGTATACACAAGACCCTCTGAATTTGAAGGAATGAAGGTGCCAGAAATATTGTTATCTGGTAATTTTCCTAAAATTGATGATTGGAGAAGCGACCAAGCCTACAAAAGAACAGAAGAAATTAGACCCGATTTATTAGACGACGAAACCTCTTAG
- a CDS encoding NADP-dependent isocitrate dehydrogenase, whose protein sequence is MSKIAKIVYTKTDEAPALATRSFLPIVKAFTKSSNIEIEVKDISLSSRILANFSAYLTPEQKVEDALAFLGDYAKNPEANIIKLPNISASVPQLKEAISELQEKGFALPDYPEEIKTDDDKAVLALYNKVKGSAVNPVLREGNSDRRAPKAIKNYARKNPHSMGAWSADSKTHVATMTEGDFANNEKSVTVKKATSISIVHIATDGTKTVLKEKLDLLDGEIIDATIMSKKALIAFLEEQYEDSLDKNVLFSLHMKATMMKVSDPIIFGHAVRVYFADLFKKHGKTFKKIGADVNNGLGNLLSKLNELPKEKRDEIRQEIRYAIDHGPELAMVNSDKGITNLHVPSDVIIDASMPAMIRTSGRMYNSDGKLQDTKAIIPDSAYAGIYSATIDFCKKHGAFDPTTMGTVPNVGLMAQKAEEYGSHDKTFEIASDGKVVAIDASGKTLLEHTVEEGDIWRMCQAKDLPIQDWIKLAVTRARASNTPAVFWLDKNRAHDAEVIKKVKKYLPEHDTDGLDIRILSPIKATEFTCERLIKGEDTISVSGNVLRDYLTDLFPILEVGTSAKMLSIVPLMNGGGLFETGAGGSAPKHVQQFLEENHLRWDSLGEFLALAVSLEHLGTANNNSKALVLAETLDDATDKFLVNDKSPSRKVGELDNRGSHFYLAMYWAEGLASQDKDAELKATFSKIATELKANENSIVTELNEVQGNAVDMGGYYLPSDSLADAAMRPNSTLNIILNSI, encoded by the coding sequence ATGAGTAAAATAGCAAAAATTGTTTATACAAAAACTGATGAAGCTCCTGCTTTAGCAACACGCTCTTTCTTACCTATCGTAAAGGCTTTTACAAAATCTTCTAACATAGAAATAGAAGTAAAAGATATCTCTTTATCTTCGAGGATACTTGCCAATTTTTCAGCTTATTTAACCCCAGAGCAAAAAGTAGAAGATGCTTTAGCTTTTTTGGGTGACTATGCTAAGAACCCAGAGGCAAATATTATTAAATTACCAAATATTAGTGCTTCTGTACCTCAGTTAAAAGAAGCTATCTCTGAATTACAAGAAAAAGGATTTGCGCTTCCAGATTACCCTGAAGAAATTAAAACAGATGATGATAAAGCTGTTTTGGCTTTATATAACAAGGTAAAAGGTTCTGCTGTAAACCCTGTTTTACGTGAAGGTAACTCAGACAGAAGAGCACCAAAAGCAATAAAGAATTATGCTCGTAAAAATCCTCATTCTATGGGGGCTTGGTCTGCAGATTCTAAAACGCATGTTGCAACAATGACAGAAGGAGATTTTGCTAATAACGAAAAATCTGTAACTGTAAAAAAAGCAACTTCAATAAGTATTGTACACATAGCTACAGATGGAACTAAAACCGTTTTAAAAGAAAAATTAGATCTTTTAGATGGTGAGATTATTGATGCTACTATAATGAGTAAAAAAGCATTAATTGCTTTTTTAGAAGAACAATATGAAGATTCTTTAGATAAAAATGTATTGTTTTCATTACATATGAAAGCAACGATGATGAAAGTTAGTGACCCAATTATTTTTGGTCATGCTGTTCGTGTTTATTTTGCTGATTTATTTAAAAAGCATGGAAAAACTTTTAAGAAAATTGGTGCAGATGTTAACAACGGTTTAGGGAACCTACTTTCTAAATTAAACGAGTTGCCTAAAGAAAAACGTGATGAAATTAGACAAGAAATAAGATATGCTATAGATCACGGACCTGAATTAGCCATGGTAAATTCTGATAAAGGAATTACTAATTTACACGTACCATCTGATGTAATTATAGATGCTTCTATGCCTGCTATGATTAGAACATCTGGTAGAATGTATAATTCTGATGGTAAATTACAAGACACAAAAGCAATTATACCAGATAGTGCCTATGCAGGTATTTACTCTGCAACTATAGATTTCTGTAAAAAACATGGTGCTTTTGATCCTACAACTATGGGAACAGTACCTAATGTTGGTTTAATGGCTCAAAAAGCAGAAGAATATGGTTCTCATGATAAAACTTTTGAAATTGCTTCTGACGGAAAAGTAGTAGCTATAGACGCTTCTGGAAAAACGCTTTTAGAACACACAGTTGAAGAAGGAGATATCTGGAGAATGTGTCAGGCAAAAGATTTACCAATTCAAGATTGGATTAAATTAGCCGTTACAAGAGCTAGAGCTTCTAATACTCCTGCAGTTTTCTGGTTAGATAAAAACAGAGCACATGATGCAGAAGTTATTAAAAAAGTAAAAAAATATTTACCAGAACATGATACTGATGGTTTAGATATTAGAATTTTATCGCCAATAAAAGCTACTGAATTTACTTGTGAAAGACTTATAAAAGGAGAAGACACTATTTCTGTTTCAGGTAATGTATTACGTGATTATTTAACAGATTTATTCCCTATTTTAGAAGTTGGTACTTCTGCCAAAATGTTATCTATTGTGCCTTTAATGAATGGTGGAGGATTGTTTGAAACAGGTGCTGGTGGTTCTGCCCCAAAACATGTACAACAATTCTTAGAAGAAAATCATTTACGTTGGGATTCTTTAGGTGAATTTTTAGCCTTAGCTGTTTCTTTAGAACATTTAGGAACCGCAAATAACAACTCTAAAGCTTTAGTGTTAGCAGAAACGTTAGATGATGCTACAGATAAGTTTTTAGTAAACGATAAATCTCCTTCTAGAAAAGTGGGTGAATTAGATAACAGAGGAAGCCATTTTTACTTAGCAATGTACTGGGCAGAAGGCTTAGCTAGTCAAGATAAAGATGCTGAATTAAAAGCTACTTTTTCTAAAATTGCGACAGAATTAAAAGCTAATGAAAACAGTATTGTTACAGAATTAAATGAAGTTCAAGGAAACGCTGTAGACATGGGTGGTTACTATTTACCTAGTGATAGTTTAGCAGACGCTGCAATGAGACCTAATTCTACTTTAAATATTATTTTAAATTCTATTTAG
- a CDS encoding chloride channel protein: protein MKLKRRRKLVSYSSILDQPIKFNPFVVNRTFLLWALLGLIGGVIAGAYWIVLEFLIHKIAFFDGWLVIPTMAICGLLAGYIIHFIGDPGEIHLIVDNIRFNKGKLDPKNNPSMILSSLLCVASGGSLGPEAPLVQITGSTGTWLGKIFRLKGEELRSLSIAGMASGFTALFGAPLGGSLFSLEILHHKHAVEYYKAIIPALVASCFSYIVFALIIHLGLGATWSLPTYEYSGTFDFGIAVLLAIVATMVGWLFIYCTKFLKSLFKKINTPIYIKTLLGGIVLGVISYYFPLTRYFGHEEINALLNNDFSINTLFLILIFKLLAISVTVTSGWRGGFIIPLFFIGTTLGLIIHHFFPAINVSLAIISCMAAINACVTRTPMSTTILLATLTGFSYFIPILFASLTGYFLAPKTAFIGSQMDK, encoded by the coding sequence GTGAAACTTAAAAGGAGAAGAAAATTAGTATCATATTCTAGTATACTAGACCAACCTATAAAATTTAATCCATTTGTTGTTAATCGTACTTTTTTACTTTGGGCACTGCTTGGTTTAATTGGTGGAGTTATTGCAGGAGCTTATTGGATTGTATTAGAATTTTTAATTCATAAAATTGCTTTTTTTGATGGTTGGTTGGTAATACCAACCATGGCTATTTGTGGTTTATTGGCAGGTTACATTATTCATTTTATTGGCGATCCTGGGGAAATTCATTTAATTGTAGATAATATTCGTTTTAATAAAGGAAAGCTAGACCCAAAGAACAATCCATCAATGATACTTTCGTCTTTGCTTTGTGTTGCTTCTGGAGGAAGTTTAGGCCCTGAAGCTCCTTTAGTACAAATAACAGGATCTACAGGTACTTGGTTAGGTAAAATATTTCGATTAAAAGGAGAAGAATTACGCTCTTTAAGTATTGCAGGTATGGCATCTGGTTTTACCGCCTTATTTGGCGCCCCATTAGGTGGAAGTTTATTTTCTTTAGAAATATTACATCACAAACATGCCGTAGAATATTATAAAGCCATTATACCTGCATTAGTAGCGAGTTGTTTTAGTTATATTGTATTTGCGCTAATTATTCATTTAGGATTAGGAGCAACTTGGAGTTTACCCACTTATGAGTATTCTGGTACTTTTGATTTTGGAATTGCTGTTTTATTAGCAATCGTAGCAACAATGGTAGGTTGGCTATTTATTTATTGTACAAAATTTTTAAAATCTCTTTTTAAAAAAATCAATACTCCTATTTACATTAAAACCTTACTAGGCGGAATAGTACTTGGTGTAATTTCTTATTACTTTCCTTTAACAAGGTATTTTGGGCACGAAGAAATTAACGCTTTATTAAATAATGATTTTTCTATTAACACTTTATTTTTAATCCTAATTTTTAAGCTTCTAGCTATTTCTGTTACTGTAACTTCTGGCTGGCGAGGTGGTTTTATTATTCCTTTATTTTTTATAGGGACTACACTTGGTTTAATTATACATCATTTTTTTCCGGCTATAAATGTTTCTTTAGCAATCATTAGCTGTATGGCAGCTATAAATGCCTGTGTAACAAGAACACCAATGAGCACCACCATTTTACTAGCAACACTAACAGGTTTTTCTTATTTTATCCCTATTTTATTTGCGAGTTTAACAGGTTATTTTTTAGCTCCTAAAACAGCCTTTATTGGTTCTCAAATGGATAAATAA
- a CDS encoding glycosyltransferase family 39 protein, giving the protein MNKIKTLITNNKAISWVLGFQIFRLLLLPFMGLMPQDAYYYLYGQNLSLSYFDHPGMIGYILRIFTEIFGHSIFTIKFADFVITSLTIFSFYKLASYFLSKQKLQRAIVLLASTIFVSILSFNSTPDVPLLLFWTLSLICLYKAIFEEKKWFWILGGIAMGLAFDSKYTALLLQIGLIAFLVFSNKYRKLLLSPWVWISLIISAAVTFPVWYWNYQNDFASFMFQSSDRTNSISEFKISPKNFFGAIGHQMFLLVPVLFLVFITFTYKYIKRALLKFKIPTAKTLFLLAFFIPTFVGFFSLTPIYWVKLNWMMPSYITGIILAGMFINKKLLKIQVVISIVFHVLFSLQILFYLVPIKSDDTWVGWKELALETKKLQETHPNTFVFSDDNYKTSACLNFFMDEKVYAQNIIGLPALHFDYLGDDLSTLNTKNALFIDSDKRFKNSNKKGDYSTLLDNYFEKVTELTPIIIKINGKESRKFWVFYCENYQPNPLSTDK; this is encoded by the coding sequence TTGAATAAAATAAAAACACTCATAACAAACAATAAAGCCATTTCTTGGGTTTTAGGTTTTCAAATCTTTAGATTGCTATTACTCCCATTTATGGGGTTAATGCCACAAGACGCTTATTACTATTTATACGGACAAAACTTATCGCTTTCTTATTTTGATCATCCAGGAATGATTGGATACATTTTAAGAATTTTTACAGAAATTTTTGGACACTCTATTTTTACCATAAAATTTGCAGATTTTGTAATTACATCATTAACTATATTCAGTTTTTATAAACTGGCTTCTTATTTTTTATCAAAACAAAAACTGCAAAGAGCCATTGTTTTATTAGCCTCAACCATTTTTGTTTCCATTTTATCTTTTAATTCTACTCCAGACGTTCCGTTATTATTATTCTGGACACTGAGTTTAATTTGTTTATACAAAGCAATATTTGAAGAAAAAAAGTGGTTTTGGATTTTAGGCGGAATTGCAATGGGACTGGCATTCGACAGTAAATACACTGCATTATTACTACAAATAGGACTAATTGCCTTTCTAGTATTTTCTAACAAATACAGAAAACTATTACTATCTCCTTGGGTTTGGATTTCTTTAATTATTTCTGCTGCTGTTACATTTCCGGTTTGGTATTGGAACTACCAAAATGACTTTGCATCATTTATGTTTCAATCATCAGACAGAACAAATTCTATTTCAGAATTTAAAATATCTCCTAAAAACTTCTTTGGCGCTATTGGTCATCAAATGTTTTTATTAGTACCTGTTTTATTTTTAGTCTTTATTACGTTTACCTATAAATATATAAAAAGAGCCTTATTAAAATTTAAAATTCCTACCGCTAAAACATTATTTTTATTAGCGTTTTTTATCCCAACTTTTGTTGGATTTTTTAGCCTTACTCCTATTTATTGGGTAAAACTAAATTGGATGATGCCTTCTTATATTACAGGAATCATTTTAGCGGGTATGTTTATCAACAAGAAATTATTAAAAATTCAAGTTGTTATTTCAATCGTTTTTCATGTACTTTTTAGCTTGCAAATTTTATTTTATTTAGTACCTATTAAAAGTGATGATACTTGGGTTGGATGGAAAGAATTGGCTTTAGAAACCAAAAAACTACAAGAAACACATCCAAATACGTTTGTTTTTTCTGATGATAATTATAAAACATCTGCTTGTTTAAACTTTTTTATGGACGAAAAAGTGTATGCACAAAACATTATCGGTTTACCTGCCTTACATTTTGATTATTTAGGAGATGATTTATCAACTTTAAACACTAAAAACGCTTTATTTATAGATTCAGACAAGCGTTTTAAAAACAGTAATAAAAAAGGCGATTATTCTACTTTATTAGATAATTATTTCGAAAAAGTAACAGAATTAACACCAATCATTATTAAAATTAACGGAAAAGAATCTCGTAAATTCTGGGTGTTTTATTGCGAAAATTACCAACCTAATCCCTTATCAACAGATAAATAA
- a CDS encoding ArnT family glycosyltransferase translates to MHIPYKKTAFFVIIISTIFRLFWASQLEFGNDEVYYWLYAKYPDLSHFDHPSMVGFFIQFFTANLYFDSELAIRLAAILPTSIAMYVVFLIGRYLKNDFVGLLSVLLYNISIYGLIISGTFILPDAPMVLFWLLAFYFLIQVVPYQPKKENLLKLFLGFLCIGLAIYSKYQAIYLLLGVGLYVLFFNRKWLLKWQFYVAFIFPFVAVGLIVYWNYQNDFISYKFHNERVSFFNLKFRQASFLREIVGQIIYNNPYIFVTIILMIVAFIKKNFFFDKKIVRFFLLFSIPLMATTIYLSLSRDTLPHWSSVSYLTLLPLLAVYISTNKNIRRNLIIGCAFLMILLSGVALEINNGWVLPVQITETKEILGRKDALMDLYGWQQASKKVTKVLQAHNLTNLPIISDQWYPAAHIDYYIAKPNNMLVYGVGALTKIHKYYWINSQNRALTNHKVLYITDSRNFRNPAKVYSKKYNQFKLIETIPILRNKETVKYVFIYLLIRD, encoded by the coding sequence ATGCACATACCTTATAAAAAAACTGCTTTTTTTGTAATAATAATAAGCACCATTTTTAGGCTCTTTTGGGCTAGTCAGTTAGAGTTTGGTAACGACGAGGTGTATTACTGGTTGTATGCAAAATACCCAGATTTAAGTCATTTTGATCATCCGAGTATGGTTGGTTTTTTTATTCAGTTTTTTACAGCGAATTTATATTTCGATTCAGAATTAGCCATTCGGTTAGCTGCAATTTTACCTACAAGTATTGCTATGTATGTTGTTTTTTTGATAGGAAGGTATCTAAAAAATGATTTTGTAGGTCTTTTAAGTGTTTTACTTTATAATATTAGTATTTATGGATTAATTATTTCTGGAACATTTATTTTACCCGATGCACCCATGGTTTTGTTTTGGTTGTTGGCTTTTTATTTTCTGATTCAGGTAGTTCCATATCAACCTAAAAAAGAGAATTTGCTAAAACTATTTTTAGGGTTTTTATGTATTGGTTTAGCTATCTACTCTAAATACCAAGCAATTTATTTATTGTTAGGTGTTGGTTTGTATGTATTGTTTTTTAATAGAAAGTGGTTGCTTAAATGGCAATTTTATGTTGCTTTTATTTTTCCTTTTGTAGCAGTTGGACTTATTGTTTATTGGAATTATCAAAATGATTTTATAAGTTACAAATTCCATAATGAAAGAGTTTCTTTTTTTAATTTAAAGTTCCGTCAAGCTTCATTTCTTAGAGAAATTGTTGGGCAAATTATCTATAACAATCCATATATTTTTGTAACTATTATTTTAATGATTGTTGCTTTTATTAAGAAAAATTTCTTTTTTGATAAAAAAATAGTACGTTTCTTTTTGTTGTTTTCTATTCCGTTAATGGCAACAACTATTTACTTATCTTTATCTAGAGATACGTTACCGCACTGGTCTAGTGTATCCTATTTAACCTTACTACCGTTATTGGCAGTATATATATCCACAAATAAAAATATTCGAAGAAATTTAATAATAGGTTGTGCTTTTTTAATGATTTTGTTAAGTGGTGTTGCTTTAGAAATTAATAATGGATGGGTTTTACCAGTTCAAATTACAGAAACAAAAGAAATTTTAGGAAGAAAAGATGCGTTAATGGATTTGTATGGTTGGCAACAAGCTTCTAAAAAAGTAACAAAAGTTTTACAGGCTCATAATTTAACCAATTTACCAATAATTTCCGATCAATGGTATCCTGCTGCACATATAGATTATTATATAGCAAAACCTAATAATATGTTAGTATATGGAGTAGGAGCATTGACTAAAATTCATAAATATTATTGGATTAATAGTCAAAATAGAGCATTAACAAATCATAAAGTTTTGTATATAACAGACAGCAGAAACTTTAGAAACCCTGCAAAAGTTTATAGTAAAAAATACAATCAGTTTAAATTAATAGAAACCATACCAATTCTTAGAAATAAAGAAACAGTAAAATATGTTTTTATTTATCTGTTGATAAGGGATTAG
- a CDS encoding NAD(P)-binding domain-containing protein produces the protein MKRVSVLGCGWLGKSLAISLLDEGYSVKGSTTSEDKLELLEMNNIDPYIVNISEFEEFDDFLSADILIIAITSKDVDGFENLISQIENSEIQKVIFISSTSVYGRLNKVMTEEDAVLKTPLTEIENLFRENTFFETTIIRFAGLFGDVRQPSNWFKNGRKIPQPKGFVNMIHKEDCIEIIHEIIDQNCWNETFNACSNHHPTRREFYTIAKLSNDFEVPEFEENEVYEWKIISSKKVQEVLGYTLIHDDLLSI, from the coding sequence ATGAAGAGAGTAAGTGTTTTAGGTTGTGGCTGGTTGGGTAAATCATTAGCAATTTCATTATTAGATGAAGGGTATTCTGTAAAAGGTTCTACTACTTCAGAAGATAAATTAGAGTTGTTAGAAATGAATAATATTGATCCTTATATTGTTAATATTTCTGAATTTGAGGAGTTTGATGATTTCTTATCTGCGGATATTTTAATTATAGCTATTACCTCTAAAGATGTGGATGGTTTCGAAAACTTAATTTCGCAAATAGAAAATTCTGAGATTCAAAAAGTAATTTTTATCAGTTCTACATCTGTTTACGGAAGATTAAATAAAGTGATGACAGAAGAGGATGCTGTTTTAAAAACTCCGTTAACAGAAATTGAAAACTTATTTAGAGAAAACACTTTTTTTGAGACAACAATTATTCGCTTTGCGGGTTTATTTGGCGATGTAAGACAACCTAGTAATTGGTTTAAAAACGGACGAAAAATTCCGCAGCCAAAAGGATTTGTAAACATGATTCATAAAGAAGACTGTATCGAAATTATACATGAAATTATTGATCAAAACTGTTGGAATGAAACGTTTAATGCCTGTTCTAATCATCACCCAACAAGAAGAGAGTTTTATACAATAGCAAAATTAAGTAACGATTTTGAGGTGCCTGAATTTGAAGAGAACGAAGTGTATGAATGGAAAATTATCAGTTCTAAAAAAGTACAAGAAGTGTTAGGATATACTCTTATTCATGATGATTTACTTTCTATTTAA
- the rplS gene encoding 50S ribosomal protein L19 produces the protein MESLVKFVQDEFVTRKEFAEFAAGDTITVYYEIKEGEKVRTQFFRGVVIQRRGVAASETFTIRKMSGTVGVERIFPVNLPSIQKIEVNKRGKVRRARIFYFRGLTGKKARITEKRR, from the coding sequence ATGGAATCTTTAGTAAAATTTGTACAAGACGAATTTGTAACAAGAAAAGAATTTGCAGAATTTGCAGCAGGTGATACAATCACTGTTTATTACGAAATTAAAGAGGGAGAAAAAGTACGTACTCAGTTTTTTAGAGGTGTAGTTATTCAAAGAAGAGGAGTTGCAGCTTCTGAAACATTTACAATCAGAAAAATGTCTGGTACTGTAGGTGTAGAAAGAATTTTCCCTGTAAACTTACCTTCTATTCAAAAAATTGAAGTTAACAAAAGAGGTAAAGTACGTAGAGCTCGTATTTTCTACTTTAGAGGTCTTACTGGTAAAAAAGCTAGAATTACTGAAAAAAGAAGATAA
- a CDS encoding DUF2721 domain-containing protein, with translation MEELTLTTPAVLFSAISLIMLAYTNRFLAYAAVIRNLHDIYLERQDHSLLRQIKNLKLRLNLTRWMQIFGISSLLFCVVTMFLIYVHLNTMAVWVFGLALILLIISLSLLIKEIQISTQALQHHIADIEEHLEK, from the coding sequence ATGGAAGAATTAACATTAACAACACCCGCCGTTTTATTTTCTGCAATCTCTTTAATTATGTTAGCATATACAAATCGATTTTTAGCGTATGCAGCTGTAATTAGAAATTTACATGATATTTATTTAGAAAGACAAGACCATTCTTTACTAAGACAAATTAAGAATTTAAAATTACGTCTAAACCTAACAAGATGGATGCAAATATTCGGAATATCTAGTTTGTTGTTTTGTGTGGTAACTATGTTTTTAATCTATGTACATTTAAACACAATGGCAGTTTGGGTATTTGGTTTAGCCTTAATTTTACTAATTATTTCTCTTTCTCTGTTGATAAAAGAAATACAGATTTCTACGCAAGCTTTACAGCATCATATTGCTGATATTGAAGAACATTTAGAGAAATAA